In Macrobrachium rosenbergii isolate ZJJX-2024 chromosome 19, ASM4041242v1, whole genome shotgun sequence, the following are encoded in one genomic region:
- the LOC136848397 gene encoding uncharacterized protein, with translation MKVGTVHSIVYRRTRSRPVTPPAPPAHPIFDSFSVGAIRRHIHTKFVAKQAFTLASLAQNLKEESIIPESTSKISLWRLLHKMGIEYKTTQRKMYVRKESIDIMCQRIRSLRDLQRHREDGREVLYLDETWFTTRISHNMEWVDTTQPNTSANYSRQVPPGEGERFVVVAGSTADGFIEGSFLCFPAKNTSGDYHGEMNGEMFLRWLTTQLLPLLEEPSVLVMDNAPYHSIMTEESCCPTTATRKSDLIEY, from the coding sequence ATGAAAGTGGGGACGGTGCATTCGATTGTGTATCGCAGGACTAGGTCACGGCCCGTCACACCACCAGCGCCTCCAGCACATCCTATCTTTGACAGTTTCTCTGTAGGAGCCATACGTCGGCACATCCATACCAAGTTTGTTGCCAAGCAGGCTTTTACTCTCGCATCCCTGGCACAGAACCTGAAGGAAGAAAGTATCATCCCTGAAAGTACCTCAAAGATTTCGCTATGGCGCTTACTCCACAAAATGGGAATCGAGTATAAGACCACTCAGCGCAAGATGTATGTCAGGAAGGAGTCGATTGACATCATGTGCCAAAGGATACGTTCCCTGCGGGACCTTCAAAGACACAGGGAAGACGGCAGGGAGGTATTGTACCTGGATGAAACGTGGTTCACAACCAGAATAAGTCATAACATGGAATGGGTGGATACCACACAGCCAAATACCAGTGCCAATTACAGCCGTCAGGTGCCACCAGGGGAGGGGGAACGTTTCGTGGTAGTCGCAGGTAGTACAGCCGATGGCTTCATTGAGggctccttcctctgcttccctGCTAAAAATACCAGCGGCGACTACCACGGGGAAATGAATGGCGAAATGTTCCTACGGTGGCTAACAACTCAGCTCCTGCCACTCCTAGAGGAGCCTTCGGTATTAGTGATGGACAATGCTCCATACCATAGTATAATGACTGAAGAGAGTTGTTGTCCCACCACTGCTACCAGGAAATCTGACCTCATTGAATATTGA